GCAATCACGCTAAGTCCCAATACTCCGACCAGCATACCAATGATTTGCATGCGACTGACTGCTTCGCCTAGGATAAAGTACGCTAGTAACACGGTGATAAAAATCTGGATTTGCAGCAACAGCGCTGTCAACCCTGGTGACGCGCCTAGATGCATGGCGGTAAATATAAAGGCGTACTGAATCACAAAGGTACCGATGGCATAAATCAGTAAGGTGCGGTTAAAGGTAGGGGGTTTAAGAAAAAACACCAACGGCACCGCGGTAAAGAAAAAACGTAGGGCAGTGAGCATCAGTGGTGGGAAGCTCTCGAGCCCCCATGCAATAAAGGTGAAATTTACACCCCAAATAAAGGTAACCAGTACAGCCAGTGCAGTATATATAGGGGTCATATGATTATCCTAGGTAATTATTATGCGTTTTTCGTTTGTGATTTAATCGTCACCTTGCTTGCTTTTTAGCGCCATAGCATGACGGCACAATACAGCGTCATCAATACAATCAGTGTATGGATAATCCGCATCACATGCGGTAAATGTACCAGTTTGCGCAGCCAGTGCCCGCCTGCCGCCCAGCAGCTGATCGACAAGATATTGATGATGGCACACATAATCAGCAATAGCTGGTTGTCCAGCCACGAGTTACTGGTATGAAACATGGCCAGACTGGGTGTCACCATTGTCATGGTCCATGCTTTTGGATTCAGCCACTGAAACAGCAATGCCTGTCCAAAGCTTAGTGGTAAATCGCCCACGCGGTTTTTTGCGGTGGTTGCGCCACTTGTTTTACTTGCCAGCTCCTGTTGCAGTGCTTCATTGACAACCGCGGTAAAGTCCGTTTTTGCCATATGATAAGTAAGCCATAATAGATAGAGCGTACCCAGTGCTTTTATCGTCAACATAATCGCCGGAAAGCCAACTACCAAAGTTGCCATACCCCAATAGCTCAGTCCAAGCATGACAGCAACGCCTGTCGTAATACCGAGCATATGCCAGCGACATGCCCAAAATCCGCACTTGATACTGCCATGTAGCAGCATTAAGTTATTGGGTCCGGGTGTGATGGAGTTAATGAATAAGAAAATAGCCAACGCGGTGATGCTACCTTCCAAGCCTGCCGTTATGCCCATTTATCTATTCTCCTCAAAACTTCAATGTGATTGAAGAGATCAACTATAGTCTAGATGACCATGACAGACCCGATACAGTTCCACTGATGGTGAACAAAGTGTATAGTCATACTTAACATGACAGTTTTTTATATTCAGATTCTTATAGTCCAAGATAAGTGCGCTCATTATGGTCGAAAATTACAAACTCAATCCTAATTTGACGAAGACCGCTGCCGTCGCTGAATGGCTACAGCAGCGTATTGCTTGGCAAATTTACTTGCCCAATCAGCGTGTGCCATCGGTGCGCAAATTAGCAAAATTAATGGGTATCTCGAGCTTTACGGTGGTGCAAGCCTATGAGCAACTGGTGGCGACCAATGTATTGGTGGCTAAGCCAAGTTCAGGCTACTATGTGAATGTACAAGCAACACTCGCTCAACCTAATAGTGATAAAAAAGTCGGTACCAAGTACCCCGTTATAGACACACGCTGGCTGGTACAGCAGGTGTTTAGTGACATTCCGCATCACCGATCACCAGGGGTAGGAACCTTACCCAGAGACTGGGTGCGTAATGACAAGATGGAATGGGCCATACGGCAGGTCACTCAGCAAGCGGATAGCTTCATCTACGACTATGGCGAGGTGCAAGGCTATCTGCCGCTGCGTCAGCAGCTGGTTCAGCAATTGAATGTGCTTGGTATGCAGACCTATGCAGACAATGTCATTACCACCGCAGGCATATCGCAAGCCATCACCATGATCGTACAGCTATTAACCGAAGTGGGTGACACGGTAGTGGTTGATGGGCCGGGCTGGTTTTGGCTATCGAGTTGCCTACAGCAACAAGGACTCAATGTTGTCGCTGTCGAGCGCGACCATCAAGGCCCCAACATTGAGCAGATGCAAAAGCTGTTTGAGACATATCACCCTAAGCTGTATTTGACCAACAGCGTACTACACAATCCCACCTCTTATAATCTACATCCTGCTCGGGCGCACCAAGTGCTCAACCTTATCCATAAATACGATGCGTATATTTTTGAGGATGATTTATACGCCGCGTTTGTACCGGACAGTCAAGTCCTGCGTTATGCCAGTCTTGATCAGTTCGAGCGCGTGTTTTATGCGACGGGATTTTCAAAGTCGATGGCATCAGGTTGGCGCGTCGGCCTATTGGTATGCCCCGATAATTTCATTGATGAGGTGCTGCGAATCAAAACCTTGAGTAATATGAATACGCCAGAATTTGGTGAGCGCGTCATTCACCATCTATGGACGCACGGCGAGTACCGTCGGCAGATTAAAAAAGTCCATCAACACTTATATGATGCGCATGAGAGGATGCGTAAAGCATTACCAAAGATTGGACTTGCCTATCCTGAGCATACGCAGGCAGGCATTTTTGTGTGGGTAGATACTCAGCAAGATACCAGCCAGTTGGCACTAGATGCCTATAGCGATGGCTGGCTGGTGGCACCTGGGCAGTTGTTTCATCCAGATGCCAGCGCCTCAACCTATCTGCGCTTGAACGTATCGACGACTAGCGATGCATTTTTAGCATGGTTGGGGAAGTATTTAGACAATTAAATATAAGTCTCTATTTTGTTCAGGTGTTTAAAGTCAGTTTTTTTTGGAATGACTTCTTTTTAAATATGTTCAGAATAGCTTCGCAGGGTATCTATATAGTCTGCCCAATCCTGCATCATCTGTATCCTCGTATCAATCTCATCGAGTCTGTTATAAGCGCCGCCATGAGTATCTTTGATTCTATGGCCCAACTGCAGTTCTGTGACGATATCTGAGTAACGCAGACCAGGCTGTTCCATGAGCAAGGTTTTGGCGGAGGCCCGAAACCCATGCGCGCATTGCACGTCTTTGTAGCCCATGCGGTGGAACACCTGCACCAGCGCGGCCTTACTAATATAAGCATTGTTTGAAGCGCGCGTCGACGCAAAGACATAGTCGTTATGACCGCTGATAGAGTGAATATGTCGTAAACGTGCGATGACTTGGGTGGCCAATGGCACCACTAAATGTGAGACCATATCGTCACGACCTTCACCTTTAGTAGGGGAGAATGCCCATACATTATTGTCCCAGTCGATGTCCTGCCAGCGCATAGAGCGCAAATCGATACTACGGACAAATATATAGGGTAGTAGATTCATGGCCTCAAGGGTGATCTTGCTTGCCCCTTTAAAATTGGCCATATCTTGTAAAAGCGTTGCAAACTGATCGGGCTTGGTAATGGCTGGCAAGTGATTACCTGAGCCAGCTGGTGCCAGCTCGCCACGCGTGTCAATCGCCACATTTCTATCGCATAATCCGCGCGCGACGGCAAAAGAAAATACTTTTTCGGTATACAGTCGTGTGCTTGCACCAACGAAGGTGGCTTGATTGTCATTATTTTGAATGGCCTCACACACACTTAATATCATCTCACTGGTGATATCGTTCATTCTCAAGTCACCAATCTCATGACACATATAGCCAAGACACAAATCCCAAAACTTGAGCGTCGATTCACTAAACGCAGGCTTTTTAGATTTGCTGTGTTGGCGACCTGCTGTTTTGTGCGCGCGCCATGCTTGTGCAATCTCAGCGAAAGTAGCGTTCTTTAGATGGGTATACTTATTGACTTGTTCTTTTTGCTGTATGGCTTTGGGATCAGAGCCGTTTGCGACCATGTTAAGTATGGTTTCCGCTTTATACTTAACCTCGTATAGATTAATGTCCTCGACCTTACCCAGCATCATTCTGGGCCGCTTGCCTGTGATGTGGGGATGAGCGTAGCGTAGGTAGTATTCTTTTTTTCCATTTGGATAGACACGGATACTCAGACCCGCGACACCTGAAACGCTGACCGAGTAGTCTTTATCTCGGTATTCAAGTTTATTAATATCATTTGCATTATCGACAGCCATAAAGGATATCCGTAAGTTTTATAAAAAGGTGGATGATAGCTAGTGATCCTTTATTTCTATTTTTGTGAGGTCACCATATATTAATGGGCACTTGCTACTGGACACCAGTATGGACACTGGTGTTTATTATATCAATCATACAGTCCTTTTAAATAAAAGGTTTTTACCATTAATCATCCCCAAGGTTCACTTGGGGATGATTTTGTCATAAAGAGCCATATTAAGTGAAAAATGGGCTAACTAAGAGAGGTCTTGAGAGAAATAAGTGAATTAAAGCGACTGATAAGCGCTTTTACAGTCAGATAATTGGATTAAATATCGCCTGCACGCTTTATACTTCAATAGATTAAGAGATATTTTTATAAAAATCATGCTCGCGTACGCGCATAGAATTTTTTTATCAGGGTAATGGTAGGGTTCTGTGCAAAAAAGAAGATGTTCAAACACGGTATTGCTTATGACTACTTATAATCAATTGTTTACTTTAGAATTATTTAGTGGAATTATGAGACAGCACGATAATTTATAAACTAACAATTTTTTATAATCGGAGTTAGCTTATGTCAGTTTTTACAGATTTTCGAGCAGTATACTTTCTTTACTGTATAAAAAAATAGTCAGATAGATCGAGGGTTGTACTGAATCGACAATACAAGCCTGTGGGATTCAATACCGATAACTATATCTAGTATAAAGACTATCCTGTTTCTGAAAAACTATGCGAAATCTTATATCTTTTGCAAAAAAGTTAGTCCTGTATATTATCAATCCCCTTTATACTCTCGAAAACTATCAATTTGAGGTGTTAATGCAATTACAGATAAGAAATAAATTTAATAAGTTAAAATATTCATAAGCTCCAAAATTTACATTGTGAGGAAATTTTGAAATTTAAAGAATTAATAAATCTTTCGAGTGACCAAGTAGGACGTATAGACATTGATGAGCTGATCTTAAATTTGCCTAATACACCAGTAGATGTTTTAGAACAGTTTTATCAAGATCATGGACGTAACTTTCAGTTTCAAGAGCAATATGCTGAATTAGATATTTATAATCTAAACTGGGAGATTGTGAATCTCACATTTGAAAACATGTCACATGCTTCAATTTTTCCTTACTTCCAAAAGTGGGTAGATACCTGTTGTAAGAAGTCTCATCGAGTTTCGACAGATTTAAACTGGAAGCTAATTGGTCATACAGATCAAACTGTAGCGCACTGGGAACATAATCATACTTGGAAAAGACCACCTATATTTCTTGAGTTAGATTGTGAATTGCATTTAGTTGAAGGCCATTCAAGGTTCGGCTGTTTAACAGGACTTGTAAGTAATGGGCTGATTTCTCACAATAAGACTCATAAAGTATGGTTAGCAAAGAACGTATATTAAGCCCTATAACAATTAAGCACAAAAAAGCAGACATCTCGATATCTGCTTTTTTTATTTCTAAATTATCCTTTAAACAATGATTAGCCTTGAGGTTTAATCAAGTATTTCTCACCAGTCGCTTGTTTGCCATAAGCGGCGATTGATTTTAATTGCAGTGCTTCTTCTAGCGTGACTTCATGAGTATAGCTGCTCGCAAAGGTAGTGGTGATTTCTTCTGCCACGCGCTTACGCATTGCTTTCACCGTTTCACTGCCCAGCTTGCCAAGTGCATTAAATAATAAAAATCCATTCACACCCCACGCAAAACCAAAGTTACGGTTTAAGGTGATCGGGCCGCGGTCTAAGGCACCATAAATATAGGCTTGTTTAAAGGCGTCTGAACCATAGACGCTGTATTCTTCTACATCGTGAGTAATTGCGGCTTCCATACAGTTTAGAATATCGCTAGACAGCTTGCCGCCACCAATAGGGTCGAATGAAATCGTTGCGCCTGTTTCGATAATCGCTGCGGTTAAGTCCTTGGTAAACGTCTCACTGCTTGAATTGACCACGTATTTTGCGCCCATATCGCGCAGTAGCTTTTCTTGTGATTCTTTACGTACGATA
This is a stretch of genomic DNA from Psychrobacter alimentarius. It encodes these proteins:
- a CDS encoding LysE family translocator, producing the protein MGITAGLEGSITALAIFLFINSITPGPNNLMLLHGSIKCGFWACRWHMLGITTGVAVMLGLSYWGMATLVVGFPAIMLTIKALGTLYLLWLTYHMAKTDFTAVVNEALQQELASKTSGATTAKNRVGDLPLSFGQALLFQWLNPKAWTMTMVTPSLAMFHTSNSWLDNQLLLIMCAIINILSISCWAAGGHWLRKLVHLPHVMRIIHTLIVLMTLYCAVMLWR
- a CDS encoding aminotransferase-like domain-containing protein — translated: MVENYKLNPNLTKTAAVAEWLQQRIAWQIYLPNQRVPSVRKLAKLMGISSFTVVQAYEQLVATNVLVAKPSSGYYVNVQATLAQPNSDKKVGTKYPVIDTRWLVQQVFSDIPHHRSPGVGTLPRDWVRNDKMEWAIRQVTQQADSFIYDYGEVQGYLPLRQQLVQQLNVLGMQTYADNVITTAGISQAITMIVQLLTEVGDTVVVDGPGWFWLSSCLQQQGLNVVAVERDHQGPNIEQMQKLFETYHPKLYLTNSVLHNPTSYNLHPARAHQVLNLIHKYDAYIFEDDLYAAFVPDSQVLRYASLDQFERVFYATGFSKSMASGWRVGLLVCPDNFIDEVLRIKTLSNMNTPEFGERVIHHLWTHGEYRRQIKKVHQHLYDAHERMRKALPKIGLAYPEHTQAGIFVWVDTQQDTSQLALDAYSDGWLVAPGQLFHPDASASTYLRLNVSTTSDAFLAWLGKYLDN
- a CDS encoding tyrosine-type recombinase/integrase; translation: MAVDNANDINKLEYRDKDYSVSVSGVAGLSIRVYPNGKKEYYLRYAHPHITGKRPRMMLGKVEDINLYEVKYKAETILNMVANGSDPKAIQQKEQVNKYTHLKNATFAEIAQAWRAHKTAGRQHSKSKKPAFSESTLKFWDLCLGYMCHEIGDLRMNDITSEMILSVCEAIQNNDNQATFVGASTRLYTEKVFSFAVARGLCDRNVAIDTRGELAPAGSGNHLPAITKPDQFATLLQDMANFKGASKITLEAMNLLPYIFVRSIDLRSMRWQDIDWDNNVWAFSPTKGEGRDDMVSHLVVPLATQVIARLRHIHSISGHNDYVFASTRASNNAYISKAALVQVFHRMGYKDVQCAHGFRASAKTLLMEQPGLRYSDIVTELQLGHRIKDTHGGAYNRLDEIDTRIQMMQDWADYIDTLRSYSEHI